GCCCCCTCGCCCAAGGCACCTTCTGCACTTACTACCCCGCCATGACGGTCAATCACTTTTTTCACAATGCTCGGACCAATACCCGTACCTTCAAAATCTTTATCATTATGCAGGCGCGAAAATATTTTGAACAGCTTGTTTTTATACTTCTCATCAAAACCCGCACCATTGTCTTTCACGGTATAGGTTATGCTGTCTCCCGTGATTTTTGAGTAGACAACAATCCTCGTTTCCGGGGTATTTCGGGAATATTTTAACGCGTTAGAAACAAAGTTAGTTACCACCTGGGTAATCATCGCCTGGTCGCCAACGGCTGGTGCAAGCTCTCCTAACTCAAAAACCACCTTGTGGCCGGCAGGCTCTTGTCGCATTAGCTCCTCAAACACAGCCCTGAAGATGGCCTTCATGTCTAATGATGAGTTGATCTTCTTGGCACGGCTCAATTTGGAGAACGACAGGATATCGTCGATCAGATTACCCATTCGCAGGGCGTTGTTAACAATGGTGTTCAGCGTTTTCTGACCCTCAGCATCCAGCTTATCACCGTAATCTTCCATCATAATATTGCTGAAACCGGCTATGGCACGCAAAGGTGCCCGCAAGTCATGACTTACAGAATAAGAAAATGCCTCCAGCTCTTCGTTGGCATGAACCAGCGCTTCGGTACGCTCGGCCACCAATTTTTCAAGGTGATTTTTATGCTCCAGAATCTCGGCCCTGATGCGTCTGTTTTCAATAGCCAGGTTGGCAAAACGGGCACCGTAAGCTATCCTTTCCAGATCTATCTTTTGAGGGGTTCTGGGTTCGCGATGGTAAATAGCAAACGTACCTACCATTTCATTACTGCTTGACAAGATGGGCTGCGACCAGCACGACTGCACACCCGCCCTGAAAGCCAGCTCTTTAAAGGCCGACCAATATGGGTGGGTGCCAATATTATCAACACAAACCAGTTGTTTGGTAGCTGCCGCGGTGCCACAAGAGCCAATGCCCTCGCCTACCGAAATGCCGTCAATAGCCTCGTTATAAAAATCGGGCATACCCGGACCGGTACCGCAACCCAGTGTATGCGTTTCTTTATCGTACAACAAAATGGTACAGATAGACGTAGCATCT
This region of Mucilaginibacter yixingensis genomic DNA includes:
- a CDS encoding ATP-binding protein, which codes for MNTSESQSALSAEELLQQNQEQYVAYFEGSSDTILVHDDQGSITDANTEASRVLGYSKEELLDMNIADLEVGLEIIATQKDWASFLKANSLILQRDFRKKDGTTFPVEIHYRSFDKNGESFYECTIKDVTERNLLRIRERNRAKILEQLAGDMDIFTIMRSIVRSIEEEDATSICTILLYDKETHTLGCGTGPGMPDFYNEAIDGISVGEGIGSCGTAAATKQLVCVDNIGTHPYWSAFKELAFRAGVQSCWSQPILSSSNEMVGTFAIYHREPRTPQKIDLERIAYGARFANLAIENRRIRAEILEHKNHLEKLVAERTEALVHANEELEAFSYSVSHDLRAPLRAIAGFSNIMMEDYGDKLDAEGQKTLNTIVNNALRMGNLIDDILSFSKLSRAKKINSSLDMKAIFRAVFEELMRQEPAGHKVVFELGELAPAVGDQAMITQVVTNFVSNALKYSRNTPETRIVVYSKITGDSITYTVKDNGAGFDEKYKNKLFKIFSRLHNDKDFEGTGIGPSIVKKVIDRHGGVVSAEGALGEGATFSFSLPIV